A portion of the Bulleidia sp. zg-1006 genome contains these proteins:
- a CDS encoding single-stranded DNA-binding protein — protein MNKEMININANLIKEPTFGSFMKDDKEVQVVNFTLAKGYGKGKEYINCAAYGDKAETVKEFKENDFIHIYGYFSKRVKNGKTYKNFIVMSCNKIEKKEENEEE, from the coding sequence ATGAATAAAGAAATGATTAATATTAACGCCAATCTCATCAAGGAGCCGACTTTTGGAAGCTTCATGAAAGATGACAAAGAGGTACAGGTTGTAAACTTTACTCTTGCTAAAGGATATGGCAAAGGAAAAGAGTATATCAACTGTGCCGCTTATGGCGATAAGGCAGAGACAGTCAAAGAGTTTAAGGAGAATGACTTCATTCACATCTATGGCTACTTCAGTAAAAGAGTTAAAAACGGCAAGACTTATAAAAATTTCATTGTAATGTCTTGCAACAAAATCGAAAAGAAAGAAGAGAACGAGGAGGAATAA